One segment of Pseudomonas asgharzadehiana DNA contains the following:
- a CDS encoding sigma-70 family RNA polymerase sigma factor has protein sequence MNDAVAPTHAPEPTLSSLYRDHRSWLESWLRRRLGNAWDAADLSQDTFLRVLASAQPLAQLHEPRAYLVTVGKRLLVNFHQRRSLEQAYVNALANLPEACVPSPEQRWLVLETLQALDELLDGLPVLVRRAFLWSQLEGLGYREIAERLQVSERTVKRYMAQAYEHCLLVDL, from the coding sequence ATGAATGATGCTGTTGCCCCGACGCACGCCCCTGAACCGACGCTATCGAGCCTGTACCGTGACCACCGCAGTTGGCTGGAAAGCTGGCTACGCAGGCGCCTGGGCAACGCCTGGGACGCGGCGGACCTGAGCCAGGATACGTTCCTGCGCGTGTTGGCCAGTGCCCAGCCGCTGGCGCAGTTGCACGAACCCCGCGCTTACCTGGTGACAGTGGGCAAGCGCCTGCTGGTGAATTTTCATCAGCGCCGCAGCCTGGAACAGGCCTACGTGAACGCGCTGGCCAATTTGCCTGAAGCCTGCGTGCCATCGCCCGAACAGCGCTGGCTGGTGCTGGAAACCCTGCAAGCCCTGGACGAATTGCTCGATGGCTTGCCGGTGCTGGTACGCCGTGCGTTTTTGTGGAGCCAGTTGGAAGGCCTGGGGTACCGCGAGATTGCCGAGCGCCTGCAGGTTTCCGAACGCACGGTAAAACGCTACATGGCCCAAGCCTACGAACACTGCCTGCTGGTGGACCTGTGA
- a CDS encoding FecR domain-containing protein, with the protein MSREVARAAAQWLALLESGAATERDHAALQHWRDSHPQHEHTWQKAQSLRRRFSDLPQALAMASLDRPQPGRRAVLKRALGVAALLPAAWLISRQLPVDTWRADLHTATGERKRLPLADGASLQLNTATAADVDVAQRRIRLVDGELALNVPGMAPMTLQTRYGELLVSQAEVCVRQLAAGCRVSVLKGAVQVRDLNGKSTTLQAGRQAPLKASGLGSSAPFDVLQLGWRDGVLSAQNQTLGDFLRELERYRPGVLRWEPGLETLRVTGSFRLDDTDRILSLLASTLGLEVQARTRYWVSLRKKLA; encoded by the coding sequence GTGAGCCGCGAGGTGGCGCGTGCCGCCGCTCAGTGGCTGGCGCTGCTGGAATCCGGTGCCGCCACCGAGCGTGACCACGCCGCGTTGCAGCATTGGCGCGACAGCCATCCCCAGCATGAGCACACCTGGCAGAAAGCCCAATCCCTGCGCCGACGTTTCAGCGATTTGCCTCAAGCCTTGGCCATGGCCAGCCTCGATCGCCCGCAACCCGGTCGCCGCGCGGTGCTCAAACGCGCCCTGGGTGTGGCGGCGTTGCTGCCGGCCGCCTGGTTGATCAGCCGTCAGTTGCCCGTCGACACCTGGCGCGCCGACCTGCACACCGCCACCGGCGAACGCAAACGCCTGCCGCTGGCCGACGGTGCCAGCCTGCAACTCAACACCGCTACGGCGGCTGACGTAGACGTGGCGCAGCGGCGTATCAGGTTGGTCGATGGCGAACTGGCGTTGAATGTACCCGGCATGGCGCCGATGACGCTGCAAACCCGCTATGGCGAGTTGCTGGTCAGCCAGGCTGAAGTCTGTGTGCGCCAACTGGCCGCCGGCTGTCGGGTGTCGGTGCTCAAGGGCGCGGTGCAAGTGCGGGATTTGAACGGCAAAAGCACGACCTTGCAGGCAGGGCGGCAAGCGCCGTTAAAGGCCAGTGGGCTCGGCTCCTCGGCGCCATTTGATGTACTGCAACTCGGTTGGCGCGATGGTGTGCTGAGCGCTCAGAACCAAACGCTCGGCGACTTTTTGCGCGAACTGGAGCGCTATCGTCCCGGCGTGTTGCGCTGGGAGCCGGGCCTTGAAACCTTGCGGGTAACCGGCAGTTTCCGCCTGGACGACACCGACCGCATCCTCAGCCTGCTGGCCTCGACACTGGGCCTGGAGGTGCAAGCGCGGACGCGGTATTGGGTGAGCTTGCGCAAAAAATTGGCGTGA